CGAATCATGCAGCCCCATCCTGAGTTTCACAGAAATCTTCAGATCTGTCCGGGGAATGATCTCATCCAAAACATTCAGGATATGCGAGGTTTGGGGCATTAATCCGGAGCCCTTCCCTTTTCTGATCACTCCCTTGCTGGGGCATCCCATGTTCCAGTTCACTTCCTTAAACCCCTTTCTTCTAAGAGCTTCCAAGGCCACAAGAAAGGCTTCGGATTCCGAAACGAGGAGCTGTGGTATTTCAGGGACTGGAGATTCTCCGGGAAGGCATACGCCATTTAAATTACTCAGAGGAACACGCTTGACTCTGTCCGGAATGGGCAAAAAGGGAGTGAGAGAGGCAGTAAGACCGGGGAAATGATCGTAAAAACAGCTGCGGTAGGTTCTGTCGGTGACCCCCTCAAGGGGAGCCATCAGAATCCTGCAGTCATTCATCAATGATTGTCTGGATATTTCTGCTGTACCTGTTTCAACACAGGGAGGATTTCAAAAAAGATATCCACCAGTTGTGGATCAAACTTGCTACCGCTGCACTTTTTAATTTCTTCCATAACATTTTCTTCAGTCCAGGCTTCTTTATAAACCCTCTGGCAACTCAGAGCATCAAAAACATCTGCTAAAGACACAATCCGGGCATACAGGGGAATCTCTTCTTTGACGAGACCGACTCCCGATGGCAGGATTTCATCGGGCTTGGCATTTTCCCATTCTATCTTACCGGGGTATCCGCTTCCGTCCCAGTTTTCATGGTGACTGATGGCAATATCTTTGGCAATGCTATCCAGATCCGATTCCTCATCGGCAAATAGACGAGCCCCCACATAGGTATGGGATTTCATTATTTCATATTCATCAGCGTTGAAACGTCCCGGTTTTTTAAGAATCAGATCGGAGATGCCCACCTTTCCCACATCGTGGAGCATGGCAGCCATCCTCAGTGTATCTTTCTGTTTCTGAAGGGTATCTTCAGGAATATGCTGTTTATGAGCCCAAGCCTCATAGATTTCACAGGCATAAGAACCAACTCTGTTTACATGAGCTCCAGTTTCCTTGGGGTCTCTGAGCTCAGCCATTTTGGTCATCCTGAGCAGCAGAGTACGGGTCATACGGGCCCGTTGAAGGGCGACAGTGGCGGTACTGGCAAAATGGAGCACAAAGGGCTCGTCAGTCTTTTTAAAACTGACAATATTCCCCTTGGGACTCTTGGCGTTAAGGAGCTGCAGAACTCCCAGAACTTCCCCCTGATTTGTTATCAAGGGGAAAGTTAATGATGATACAGTTTTGTAACCGGAAGTCTGGTCATAATGTGTATTGAAACTATAAGGTCTGTCTGCAGATATATTATACATGTCCTTGATGTTCAGGTGAGTACTTTTGGCTGCCACATATCCTGATATTGTTTTTTCATTAACAGGAATTCTGAAAATGGAAAAATTCAATTTCTGACCTTCTGCAAGTTGCTGCTGCAAGCTGTCATTCTGAGCGTATTTGATCTCAAGCTCCTGCCCATCTCTGATGTAGATGGAACCGGCATCAGCCGACACGGCATCACGCGCATAATAGAGAATTCGCTCCAGCAGAATATCCAGATCCTGAATTTTATTCAGGTCCTTATCTATCTGAAGGATCTTTTTCATAATACTAGTCATAAATCGATCCCGTTAAATAAAATATTCATAGAATAATGCTTAATACTCAAAATCTACTGCATGTCTGGAGGATACGCATGACCCGATTATTGTACCAATCTCTTTATGCACAGGATCAGCCTGATAGACATCAAGATCTTCGGGGCTCTTGTGGACAGAAATCAAAATGAGATCACAGTCAGCCTTTCCGGTATTAAAGTTGATACCGCATTCCACATCGACAAGAGAGCTGATTTTTCCTTTCATCGACTCTATTGCAATTTTTAATTCGGCGGCCTTTGCCTTATCCTTCAGTGTCCACATAACAACATGCTTTACCATGAAACAAACCTCCAGGGTCATGAAATATATTTTGTAATAATAGGAAATCACAAATGAAAACCTTAATTCTATATTTTAATTCAAATATCGGCTTAACTCTGTTATAGATTGAATTATCAATCATTATTTTTCAGCAGACGTCTTCCCACTTTCCGCTTTTCCCGGCCTTGAAAATAGCTTCCAGAACCTTCATATTTCTTAAAGCATCCTCCAGAGGAACATGGTTATCCTGCTCTCCCCTGATGGTTCTGACAAATGACTCCGCCTGCAGAGTGTATTGATCACAAACCGGGAAATCAATCAGTTCATAGTCCTCAAAGTAAAAATCACCTTTACTCAGAAAAATCCGGCAGGCTTTGTCTGCCGGGGCATTAAAAGGGATTTCCACCTCAAGACGGCCCTTGGTTCCGAAGATCTGCATTCGCTGATAGGGAGACAATTGGGTAGAACAACTGAAGGAGGCCTGACCTGAAGGAAACTCCATCATGACTGAGCTCATACGGTCAGTTCCTGTTTCAGGATCGTACTCCAGAATGGAGGCAACACGGAGTGGCTCTTCATCAAATATAAACCGGGATGTAGTCACAGGATAACATCCGATATCCCAAATACCACCGCCACCGGCTTCTTTAATATTTCTTATATTATTCTTATCATCATTATAATAGCTGAAAAAACCCTGAATATTCCGAAGCAAGCCGATGTTTCCCTCTCGAACGGCCTTCCTGGCGGTCAGCCACTGTGGATGATAACGCACCATAAAAGCTTCACTGACAGTTAATCCTGTCTTGTCCCGGAGTTCTATCAGTTTATTAATATCTTCAAGCTTCAAAGCCAGAGGTTTTTCACACAAAACATGTTTTCCCGCCATCATAGCCTTGATGGTCCACTCGACATGCAGATGGTTGGGTAGTGGATTATAGATAGCTTCCACCTCAGGATCATCCAGCAGTTCCTGGTAAGATGAATAGCTCACTGGAATGCTCAAATGGGAGGCTGCATCACTAGCTGTGCGCTCACTGCGGGATGCTATGGCATAGACAACCCCATTTTCAGACTTTTGAATGGCCGGCAAAACCTTTGTAAGACCTATATTCGCGGTGCTTAAAACTCCCCATTTCAGCTTATTCATATCAGATTCCCCTCAATATTAATTCTTTTCATAATAATAATAGTCAATTCTTGATGAAAATGGAACGATTATAGTAATAATGGATAAATTTGAAAAATTTTTAAAAAATATTCCGGTCATGCCGGATGTGGCGACAAAAGTACTTTCTTTTGCCGAGGACCTGGATGAAGTGTCCTTTAACGAACTGGAAAGTCTGATCAGCATGGATCCGGGACTGACTGCAAAAATTCTGAAGGTGGCAAATTCGGCCCTCTATGCCAGACAACAGCAGATATCCCGTCTCCAGACGGCTATCTCCCTGTTGGGTTTCAAAGCCATTAAGAGTTTGGTCATGCTCCTTACCGCATCGAATATGTTCAGCAAGAAGCCTGTATCTCCTTTTTATAAGTATTTCTGGCAGCACTCACTGATTACAGCTTTTATTGCTCAGAAACTCTGCGATATGACCGGTTCTACCAGGATCAGGGAAGAAGCCTTTCTAGCCGGGCTCCTTCATGACATTGGTCAGATGAGTCTGTATGAATCACAAATGAATGCGTATGATACCATCATGGCCTTTATCAATGTGAATGAAGAAAAAACTTCCAGTGAAGAAACAGAAATATTCGGTGTGAACCATAGGGAGGTGGGCCGCAGGATCATGGAAAGCTGGAACTTTCCGAGTATGTTTGCGGATACAGCAGGAGAGCATGGCAATGTCAATATTCAGTCCCCCCACAAAGAGCTGATTGTTATTGTTTCCATAGCAGACCTCATGACAACCATTCTGCATGAATTCGGTTTTACCGATGAAATGTAAAAGGCTCTTGATCCCTATCTGAAATATTCAGGATTAAAACTGGATCAGCTGCAGTATTTTCAGGATCAATTCATGATAGATATGAAACAGGATCAACTTTTCCAGCAATGTAAAAGCCTATTCCGCCTCTAGAAATACCGCCCCTTCTATCAGATGGGGCGGTATTTTTTATAAGGTTATACTTCAAGCTTAATAAGTCAGGAGCGAAGGAACACTGATCCGGGCGCCGATGGTGGCCGCGAACTCCCAGAACCTCAGATCGGCATTATCAAAGCTGCTGTTGCCGCTCATGAGGAAAAAGAGAGTCATTGTTTCTTTGACATAATAAAGACTGAACATCCCTTCCACTTTGAGGAGCTGGGACTGGCTCTCATCTTCCTGCTTGATTATATCAGTCCAATAGCCTCCGGCGGCACCGAACAGGCTGATTTCCAGAGCCTCCGTATAGTCGTCATTATGAAAATTGACTGTCCCTCGCAATCCGCCCTTTGCTTCCAGCACACCCTTTGGGAGATAATAATCAATAACATCCTTATCGCTTCCATTTTCAAAATTGACAGTACCATTGGCGGTCAGACGAACCAGAGGTTTACGGTGTACCACATAGCCGATGGAACCTTCCTGCAACATCTGACCTCTGAAACTCTGACTGGAGCTGCCGTTCACATAATTCAGAAGCTCAAATTTGCCATAGGTTCTGGTTGTAGCAGGCCCCCAGTCGTAGTAATTTTCCAGAGGGAAATATGTCTGGCCAAAAGCACTCATTTGATGGCTTCTGGTCAGATTTCTATCGGAAAACAGAGATTCCTCTTCCAGTTTATTCTGATAGGAAACACCCGTATCCAGAAAATCCTTCTTCCACCCCACATTCAGACCGAAAAGTGGCTTCACATTCATCGTATCCATCGTGTCGGAGGGCGTGACAATGGAAGTACCGAAATCATAATCATCCATAACACCATACAGATCATTCCACATATACATTCCGGCAAGCGGGGTGACAACCAGATTCCAGTTGGGAAAGGCTATCGGCACATTCACTACAAGGCTGTGCAGTTTGTATTGATTTGGAATTTCCTCACCAAACACTCTGTATTTCCTGTCCATTGTCAAATTATAGTTCAGCCCCCATCCCAGCCAGGTGTTCACATTGGTTTGATAATGAGCGTTCCCGAGGTACTTGATCCTGGAGGGATCTGTAATATTCTGGGCACTCACCGAGACAAAGTCTGCGTTCTCCCTGGCCAGTTGATTGTAATAGGAGGAAGCATTTTCATAGCGGGGATTCTGATAATACACTTTTTTGTACTGACTCATGGCCCGGGACCAGTCACCATAACGCTGACTGACTATTCCCAGCTTATAATTGGCACTGATATTCCAGGGATCCATGGCCAGAACACGTTCAAACTGACGAGTAGCTTTCAGATTCTTATCCATATCCAGGTAATACTCACCCAAAGAGTAGCGAAGGAGATAGGTCTCCTGTTCATAATAGTAAATTTGCCGCACCAGTTTTTGATCCAGTGCCTGACGCATCTCTGCCAGAAGCCTGTAATTCTCATCTTTTTCGGCTTTCATCTCTCTGGAACGGCTGGACAATTCATTGATGAGGGCTTCTGTTTCTTCAGAAAGAGGAATCATAAAGCCTGATCTGCTCTCATCTTTCCATACCCGGACCTCCATGTCAAAAAGGTGCTGTCGATAGAGAGTCAGGGTATCTGCCTCCTGAGCCCACATTTCTTTCTGTTTTTCAGTATTGAGGCTCCAGAGCTGACTCTGATACAAGCCGTACCGGGAGGGGGAATCCTGGTCAAAGACATCTGACTCCAGGTAGCGGCCGGCTTCTACAGGTTTTCCACCAAACAAAGCCAGTCGTGAAAGAACATAACCGGCTAAAAAAGGCTCAGTGCGCTGCACCTGACGCAGTTCATTCAGATTAAACAACCTGTCCCAGGACCACTTGGATTCGCCCAGAAGCTGCCTGAAGACATCCTCCTCCGCTGTTTCAGTTGCCAGAAGGTCTGCCCATTCTTCCTGTAAGGCAATTTTATCTGCACCCAGGCCTGCCATCCGGTAGGACCAGAGGCTGTACAAATCAAAGACCTCGACATAGGCCTGTGTTGCCAATTCCACTTTTTCTGAGAGAGCCGTATCTTCAGGTTTCTTAGCGGCTCCAGCCAAAGCCTTGTCATAATTGCTTTTTGCTGCGGCCAGATCCTTACTGCCTGTCAGATAGGCCTCTTCAGCCTGAAGAAAAAGCTCCTGATACCGGGATGTCCTGTCAATAAGAGAGAGCAGATCCGAGGCCTTTGTGTCAAATTCCTTCATACTGATATACAGTTTATTGATAAGAATACGCATGGAATGATCCACCGCTTCCTCTTTGAGTCCATTCCAGAAATAGGTCTGAGACAGCTGCTGCCTTAGAGGAATATTGTCAGGCTGCTCCACCAGAGCATTTATATAATCCTGAAGGATTCCGTCTTTCATCGATTTTTTTTCTTCATACACATTCATATAAGTGGACAGAGCCGGACTCTCTTCAAAAGAATCATACACACGCTTGATGATCTCATCGGCTTTATTTGTCTCTCCCAGAACTCTGTATGATTCTTCCAGTGAGAGGTAGGTTTCAAGATATTCGGGAGACTCAATAAGTTCTTTAGTGTATATATTGACCGCATATTGGGGATAACCATTGACCTTATGAATGCTGCCAAGTTCCATAGCCCGATCATGCATACCTATTGTACTGTCCGCCGCCTCTTTGAACAGGGTTTCCGCATCGTCCTGGCGGGACATCCAGAGATAGGTCAGCCCCAGATTGACCTTCAGGTTCAGATCATCGGGGAACTGCTTCAGCCCCTGGGAAAAAAATTCAATGGAATCCCTGTACTTCCCGGTCCAGGCGGCAACCTTTCCAGCTTCTGTCCAGTAGGAGACATTGTCGGGAGCCAAGGTTAAAAGCTGGCGGTACATGGTCAAACCTTCGCTAACCTCTCCATTCCAGATTCTGTTTTTAGCCGTCAGGAGCAGGATATAGGGATCTTCGGGATCAAGACTGGCTGCTTTATTCAGATTCTTGATGGCATTTATGTAGTCTCCCAGGAGGGAATAAATCATGGATAAAACAATATAGGCATCCTTGTTCCCGGGATTCTCCTGTATTGTTTTTTCATAAAAAGAGATGGACTGAAAAGGTTTATTTAAGGAACGATCGGTCCTGTTTTTAGGAAATACCGGGGGAACCAGGACCAGTTCATCTTCCATCCGGTCCTGCCTGAGGAAGAAAAAGGCGTCCAGAAAGAAGTAATACTGCCCGTCAAAGCGCCGTTTTTCGGGAACTTCAAAACGGATACGGTGAACCCCCTCGGAGAGATGAATTGTTTCCACGGACATCCAGTAATAGGAGGGAGTATAAGCCACATTGACAGCAAGATCTTCCCTGTAGACCTGAACCGGATCTGCCCCGTCAAGAACATATCGGAAAGGACTGGCATAGGAGGGAAAAACCGAATCACTGGGTCCCGGAGGAGTTCCGCCGTACCAGAAATCATAATCTCCCTCATCCTCTACATAAAAGGCATATTCAGCAAAATATGCCTGACCGCCATAGGGGGCATTCTGCTGAATCAACTGGAGTGATTTGTAAGCAGAAGCTCCGTAATTATATACAGGAGCCGCAGCAAAGTTTGTAGAAACAGCAGATTCACCTTCTATATAGATAAGTCCTTCCTCAGTTTCTGGAAATACAGGATTGATTTTGGTCCCAACCGAAGGCAACACCCCCTCTTCCAGGGGAGCATCGCCTCCCGTGGGAGTTTCCTGGGAAAAAACAAAACCAGAGACAAACAGAATCAGAAGAGATAAAAAAAAGTGACGAAATATGCTTTTGAAAGAAAGAACTTCCATAATAACTTTAACTCCTGGATAACTTACAGTATAATATATAGATTAATATGCACTTAAAAAATAGAAATTCCCTGCCGGAAACTCTGATTATAGCAACAATTATCGGTTGTTTGTCAGTATTTCCCATACTTGATTTTGGAATATCCTCCGGCTTGCTGCTTATTCTGACTGTATCTCTTTACATCTCCTTCTGGCATGGACGTCTTGCCGGTCTGATCACTATAGCCACTTCTGTTCTCATTTACACACTGGGAAGACTGTATTTTTACCATATGAACAGCAGTTTTATTTCCCTCTTCAATGTTCTGAGCCTGGGTGCTCTCCTGATCTATATGGGAGGGGCCCTCCGAACCCTCAGGGAGAACCGTCTGAATAAAATTATGATCCGTTACCGAAAGGCTTCCAACAAGAACACCCGTCTGACCGGCATATCCAGAGCACAGCAGGAGATTATCAAAGAACTGGAAGAGCGGGTAACCCGTCAAAAATCATCATTGAACCTGCTGTATGAAAGGATCAAAGAGATCGACTGCCTGGAGACCAACATGAGCATTTCCAAGTTGCTGGAGACTCTGATTCACTTCACAGATGCCGAAACCCTTTCTATTTGGGTCTTTGATCCTTCAACGAATAAACTGAGACTCAGAATGAGGAAGGGTGTTGATCAAAACGATATAAATCGGGAAATTCTGGATCTTCAGGACACCATTGAAGGTTGGGTGTTCCGAAACAATCAGCTTTTTTCAATGAGAATGACCCTGGATTATGACAATCTAAAGATACTGAATACCCAGGAGTCCATAATATGCTGCCCCGTGGTTCTTGATAACAAAATATGGGGAGTCATCAACATTGATTCTCTCCCCTTTATAAAATATAGCGAGTATACCGAAAATCTCATCCAGATTATCATCAGTCTGGCGCAGCCGGCACTGAATAAAGCTCTTGAGTTTGAAAATCTTCTTATGGGGGAAGAGCAGCATGAGACAACAGGTCTGCCCCAATTCACTCAGCTGTACAGAATCCTGGACAAAAATCGATATGACGAATCAGGAACCTATAACTCCTCCAGTCTGATCCTACTTGAGTTCCATGAATTTGCAGAGCTCTCGAATGAATATGGAAATGAAAAAATCCTTAAGCTCCAGGCGGAACTTCTGAAGGAACTGGCAGATCTCAACAGCAACAGTCCGGAACTGTTTCACTACCGCCAGGACGCTATGATGGCCCTGTTCATTCCTCACCTCGATTATGACGGCTGCTCATTATACTGCCTGAAATGCCTGGAATTCATAAACAGCAAAAAATGGAAACTGGGGGGTCATAGCATCTCCATCGATATGAGTTTGGGATATTCCTCCAGCGGAACCAATGAGAAGGTAGATCCGGATGAACTGATTAAAAGAGCCGAATACCTTCTGGAAATTCAAAAAATATGAGCCTGAAGGACTCATACTCGTATATCCTTAAAATGAATTCCCTCTTTATTCCCAGAACACCCAGTGCAGCCCTCCAGGCTGTAGAAGAAGACATTCTCCCTATTGAAGCATTCATATATAAATCAACAGCACTAAACCCTATCCTGATGAAGCCTTATAATCTTGATGAGATTGAATGGCTGTTATCCAGAAGAAACCGGGACCTTGAAACAAATCTGATACTGAAAACGGTTCTCAGTGAAATAGCCAGAGATGAAGACAAGGAAATCGCTCTGTTTGCCGCCGAAAGCCTGAATGCTCTTGAAAAAGAGTACAACAGCCCTCTTATGAAACTGAAGGAACAGATTGAAGATGACAATTCCCCCCTGGATCGAGCCAAGGCTGCAGAAGTGTATTATCACATGGCACTCCTGAATAAAGATGAGAGCTCTCTTTGTAATTTTTACATGAAGGAAGCCTATCTGATGCTGGGCGGCCTTGAAAATGAAGACATTGCCACTCCTGAGAACAGACTGCTTCTGGTCAGGATACTCCTGCACCTCAAACTCTATGAACAGGCGGAACAGATCCTCCCTGATCATAAAGAGAGTAGAGTCCTGAAACTGGAGATTGCCTTTCAGAAAAAGGATGTGAACAAAATCCGTCAGATTCTAGAGAGTATCAGAAATGACTCTGACCAATCTGCTGAAGAGATTGAAATTCTTGCATTCTGGGATAGTACACATGAGTGAAAAACGGCTGTGTGTCTGTATTGTACTGGAAGGCTCCTACCCCTATATCACCGGAGGAGTTTCCGCCTGGGTTCATGATTTGATTGTAAACCTTCCGGAGCTTGATTTTAAACTTTTTACAATCTCACCCGAGGCAAACCAGCCTCTGCGGTATAAACTGCCTCTCAATGTGATCGAAAGCCGGGATATCCTTTTAGGAGCCCCTCCGGGAACAGCCTTAAAAACGCCCCGG
This genomic stretch from Oceanispirochaeta sp. harbors:
- a CDS encoding HD domain-containing phosphohydrolase; this translates as MKKILQIDKDLNKIQDLDILLERILYYARDAVSADAGSIYIRDGQELEIKYAQNDSLQQQLAEGQKLNFSIFRIPVNEKTISGYVAAKSTHLNIKDMYNISADRPYSFNTHYDQTSGYKTVSSLTFPLITNQGEVLGVLQLLNAKSPKGNIVSFKKTDEPFVLHFASTATVALQRARMTRTLLLRMTKMAELRDPKETGAHVNRVGSYACEIYEAWAHKQHIPEDTLQKQKDTLRMAAMLHDVGKVGISDLILKKPGRFNADEYEIMKSHTYVGARLFADEESDLDSIAKDIAISHHENWDGSGYPGKIEWENAKPDEILPSGVGLVKEEIPLYARIVSLADVFDALSCQRVYKEAWTEENVMEEIKKCSGSKFDPQLVDIFFEILPVLKQVQQKYPDNH
- a CDS encoding Dabb family protein, with translation MVKHVVMWTLKDKAKAAELKIAIESMKGKISSLVDVECGINFNTGKADCDLILISVHKSPEDLDVYQADPVHKEIGTIIGSCVSSRHAVDFEY
- a CDS encoding Gfo/Idh/MocA family oxidoreductase, with the protein product MNKLKWGVLSTANIGLTKVLPAIQKSENGVVYAIASRSERTASDAASHLSIPVSYSSYQELLDDPEVEAIYNPLPNHLHVEWTIKAMMAGKHVLCEKPLALKLEDINKLIELRDKTGLTVSEAFMVRYHPQWLTARKAVREGNIGLLRNIQGFFSYYNDDKNNIRNIKEAGGGGIWDIGCYPVTTSRFIFDEEPLRVASILEYDPETGTDRMSSVMMEFPSGQASFSCSTQLSPYQRMQIFGTKGRLEVEIPFNAPADKACRIFLSKGDFYFEDYELIDFPVCDQYTLQAESFVRTIRGEQDNHVPLEDALRNMKVLEAIFKAGKSGKWEDVC
- a CDS encoding HDOD domain-containing protein; this translates as MDKFEKFLKNIPVMPDVATKVLSFAEDLDEVSFNELESLISMDPGLTAKILKVANSALYARQQQISRLQTAISLLGFKAIKSLVMLLTASNMFSKKPVSPFYKYFWQHSLITAFIAQKLCDMTGSTRIREEAFLAGLLHDIGQMSLYESQMNAYDTIMAFINVNEEKTSSEETEIFGVNHREVGRRIMESWNFPSMFADTAGEHGNVNIQSPHKELIVIVSIADLMTTILHEFGFTDEM
- a CDS encoding GAF domain-containing protein; this translates as MHLKNRNSLPETLIIATIIGCLSVFPILDFGISSGLLLILTVSLYISFWHGRLAGLITIATSVLIYTLGRLYFYHMNSSFISLFNVLSLGALLIYMGGALRTLRENRLNKIMIRYRKASNKNTRLTGISRAQQEIIKELEERVTRQKSSLNLLYERIKEIDCLETNMSISKLLETLIHFTDAETLSIWVFDPSTNKLRLRMRKGVDQNDINREILDLQDTIEGWVFRNNQLFSMRMTLDYDNLKILNTQESIICCPVVLDNKIWGVINIDSLPFIKYSEYTENLIQIIISLAQPALNKALEFENLLMGEEQHETTGLPQFTQLYRILDKNRYDESGTYNSSSLILLEFHEFAELSNEYGNEKILKLQAELLKELADLNSNSPELFHYRQDAMMALFIPHLDYDGCSLYCLKCLEFINSKKWKLGGHSISIDMSLGYSSSGTNEKVDPDELIKRAEYLLEIQKI